The Triticum urartu cultivar G1812 chromosome 5, Tu2.1, whole genome shotgun sequence genome contains the following window.
CCGCGCCAGTTCCGGGAGCTGGCCGAGGGGCTGGAGCTCGCCGGCCGGCCCTTCCTGTGGGTGGTGCGCCCGGACTTCACCCCCGGACTGAGCAAGGCGTGGCTCGCCGAGTTCAGCCAGCGCGTCGCCGGCACCGGCATGATCGTCAGCTGGTGCTCCCAGCAGCAGGTCGCTCCAAACCCACAAACCGCCACGCTCACCCGTGCCACTTGACGTGTCGCTAGCTGCGCAGTGCCGTAACGTGTGGATCTGTTTGGTTCCGGCATGCAGGTCCTGGCGCACCGCGCGGTGGCCTGCTTCGTGTCGCACTGCGGGTGGAACTCGACGATGGAGGCGGCGAGGAACGGCGTGCCGGTCCTATGCTGGCCATACTTCTGCGAGCAGTTCCTGGACCGGAGCTACGTCACCGACGTGTGGCGGACCGGTCTCGCCGTGTCCCCCGGCGACGACGGCATCGTGGCCAAGGAGGAGGTGCGGGGCAAGGTGGAGGGGCTCATCGGCGACGCGGGCATCAGGAAGAGGGCGTCCTGGCTCATGGACGCGGCGTCCGAGTGCATCGGCGAGGGCGGCTCGTCGGAGAAGAATTTCAAGAAGTTCATCGACCTGCTAAGCCAATGAGAGAGTACACCGTATACTGTGATATTCCTACAACGGTAGTGCTCTGTGTACGTGGCGGGTGTGTTATAGCTGTTTGTGGCGATCAACATCTCGGGTCAGTCAAGTCTTTTTCTAGTTGGGTCAGTCAAGTTACAAGATTGCAAGAACTGTTGAATTTTTTTCTAGAAGTTCAACGGCTACCATGGGTCCATTGCTTCGGGTGCTCCCAAGCCATGGCACACGAAATAATATGTGTAAGATGAATCGATCATGTATCGTGGACATCAAGTTCCAGTTCAAAATGTGGTTCTCCAAGCAGCGTGTGACCGTGTGTCATCGTGGTGCAAAATATGTAGGGCATGAGTTAGCTAAAACTGGTAGTTTGTGTTAGCCAACTGTTGTACCGTCCCAAGTAGCTGCGTGCCTTGGGCGATTTGCCCGAGCACCTTTAAGTTATAATAAAGTTCTGCTTTACCCCAAAAATACATTTGCCATATGATACATCGATTTGACCGAGAAAACCCCAGATGTGCAATTTTCATCGGAATACATCTGACTAGTCTCCTGTTAGATTTATTTTCGTCAACAAAACGTAACCAGGCCATCCATTCATAATCCGTCAGAGTCAACCCAAAACTAATATTCAGTGGAGCCCTAGATATATAATATCCACTAAAAAGAACGTTATTCTTGACCTAGAGTGGGTAACTCTTTTTTAACCCTCATCAGGTCTTTCCAAAAAGGAGAATCAAGTTTTGGCTGTCACTTGTgctattttatttatttttgaatGGAGGCACTTAACTCTTGCTACATGGGCTGTCCCAAAATGCGCGATTGGGGTCTATCTGTCGACTCGCGTGATAAATAGGAGCTCCCGCCAAAATGTTGATGCATTGCACCGAGCCGAGCCAGCGACTATACCGGGTGGCCCATGTAGTAGGTTTTGTTTTCTGGTTTTGGGAACCTTTTAGAAGATTTGGTCTTTTTTATTTTAATTTATTACCTTTTGTTATTTTAGTTCTTAAAAAAAATCAAATGTTTGAATATTAAAAAAACGTAAGttttactccctccattcctaaatgtAAGCCTTTTTAGAGATTCGATTCTAATATGAACtccatacggatgtatatagacatagtttagagtgtagattaactcattttgctctgcttgtagtccatattgaaatctctaaaatgacttatatttaggaacggagggagtacaaatctTTGAATTTTTTGCCAATGTTTTTTGGAAATATTTCCTTTTATATAATGACCCTAAAATTTGAAAATGTTGACAGTTTTCAAAACATCTTCTCAGTTTATTTTCTGAAAATATGAATTTTAAGCATAAATACATTTTGTGCTTTCCTATAAAACCATAACAAGAAACCAAAATAATAATAATCCAAAACAGAAAAAACGAAGAATCCAAGGCTTGCTTATGTTTTTAGCGGAAGAAACCAGAGCTAGTGCCTGTCACTACTTTGGTGCTGCTAcatgggctggcccacccgaatGCACTCTTGTACCCCCTCCGAAGTTCAATTTCATGGGCCGCCTAAAAATAAGTCCATATTTAGGCCGCTTAAAGATTTATGTTTAGGCCGCCTAATTTCATCGGGCTCCCTCCGAAGCTTCGGTTGATATGTCCATCACAACCATCATACAAGCCAAGGCAACAGGAAGATGGCGGAGTGCCAGGGCTTCAGGACATGCCAATGCTTCCATAGAAGTGGAAATTGCTTTTGGATCCCGGACTCTATGGAGCTTGGATTTTtgatttttgattttttttctttcaaaaaaCTATATGTTTGAAGTTTTGGaacattttgaaaaaaattacaCATGAACCTATGGATGTATACTACATCTCATATTTTTTTTTCATGATGGAATACGTTTCGATTCAAGCTACAAAAAAATCATCTCGTTCTAGCACATGCACTGTTCACTATAGAAGTATTTGTTCATGAAACTATACAGGAATGTagtagtaatagtagtatatACCTAAATCTTCATGTGTATTTTTCCAGTTATTTTTGAAATTTAGAAAACAATTTTGGAAATTTTCAAAAAACAGTGTTCCATGGAGCTCGGGAGAACAAATCCACTCTCCatgcagagagagagagagagagagagagagagagagaataaaTCCACTCTCCCTTACAAGGGTCAATTATCGATGGCTATATGTTGTAGGTGCCCATACAAGGAGACAGGAACATATCGCAGCTCCTTTCTTCTCACTCACTCACCGCGCGAGTACATGTGGCCGACGGAACATATGGCAGAAGCAGACGCCCGGCCGGTTTCATCCTTCTCCGCGGAAAACGACGAGCACGACGCAGAAAGGCGCCCTTATCATCACTCCCTGCGTTTCTGCCGCTGCGCACATTGCCTGTTCAGCCCGACCGGCGAACCGGCCATGGCCGGCGCGGCGCCCCACGTCATGGTGCTGCCGTTCCCGGCGCAGGGCCACGTCACCCCGCTCATGGAGCTCTCGCACCGCCTCGTCGACCACGGCCTCCAGGTCACCTTCGTCTGCACCGAGCCCATCCACAAGCTCCTTCTCGACGCCCTGCCGCGgaacggcggcggcgaggcgctgGACGGGATCCGCCTGGTCTCCGTACCGGACGGCCTGGCCGACGGCGACAGCCGCAGGGACCTAGGCAAGGTCCTGGCCGGGGTCTTGGGGCGCGTGCCGGGCCACGTGGCGGAGCTCATCAGGGAGACGGAGGCGTCCGGGGAGAGGAAGGTGCGGTGGCTCGTCGCCGACTCCACCATGGCGTGCTGCTTCCAGGCCGCGAGGAATCTCGGCGTCCGGGTCGCCTCCGTCTGCCCGGCGTCCGCGGCGTGCCTTGCCACGTCGCTCAGGATTCCCCAGCTCGTACAGGATGGCATCTTCGACCACAATGGTACTCTGCTTCTTTACTCATTTCCATGCAATACTCTGCTCCTTCATATTCTGGAACTAGATTTACTGCCTTGAGAAGTCTCAATCAATCTATTGACGCAGAGAAATGCAGTTTTGTTCGGTCCAATTCACAAACCAAAATCATAACACATGGATAATGTGCAGGCTTACCGAAGAGACACGGGAAGATCGAGATCGCCCCCGGCATGCCGCCACTCTGCCCGACGCAAATGGCATGGAACATCGACGGCGCGCCCGAAGGACGGCAGGCGGCTTTCGAGCTGGTGGTCGGGATGGCTCAGGTGACCGGCCTCGCCGAGATTGTCATGTGCAACTCGTTCCACGAGGCCGAGACCGGGGCGTTCGAGCTGTGCCCGGACATAGTGCCCATCGGCCCGCTGTTCGCCGACCAGGAGCTCCGGAAGCCCGTCGGGCAGTTCTGGCCGGAGGACGCCAGCTGCTTGGGATGGCTGGACGCGCAGCCCGAAGGCTCCGTCGTGTACGTGGCGTTCGGCAGCTTCACCATCTTCGACCCGCGGCAGttccgggagctcgccgaggggCTGGAGCTCACCGGCCGTCCGTTCCTGTGGGTCGTGCGCCCGGACTTCACGTCCGACGGCGTCAGCAAGGCGTGGTTCGACGAGTTCCAGACGCGCGTCGCCGGCAATGGCATGATCGTCAGCTGGTGCCCCCAGCAGCAGGTGCGCGCCCGGTGCACTGCCAAGAACTTCAGCATCATGCCATGCGTTTTGAGTCCGGCCATGATCCTTGGTTATCTCGACGTACATGTAGGTTCTCGCGCATCCGGCGGTGGCATGCTTCGTGTCGCACTGCGGGTGGAACTCGACGATGGAGGGGGCGAGGAACGGCGTGCCCATCCTGTGCTGGCCCTACTTCTCCGACCAGTTCGCGAACCGGAGCTACATCTGCGACATTTGGAGGACTGGTTTGGGCGTGACGCATGGCGAGGACGGCGTCGTCACCAAGGAAGAGGTGAAGGCGAAACTCGAACAGCTCACCGGCGACAAGGGAATCGCGGAGAGGGCGCGGATGCTCAGGGATGCAGCTCGCAAGAGCGTCAGCGAGGGAGGCTCCTCGTACGAGAATTTCAAGAGATTTGTCGATCTCCTGATGGAGTGAGCTGCACCATTTCGCTCTTCCTAGAGTTCTACTAGTATCTTTATCGTGGCATCCTGAGATAGGCCAAGGAGAATATATTATATTGGACTTTAGGGGATCGTGAACAAATATTGTCCCGGCTTATTGCATCTCCAACAAATCCGCTTCCCTAATTTATTTGTTTCTGGTCCTCTGTCTGAAAAAGCTTGTCCCTCAAATGAATGCATTTAGCATCAAATTAGTGCTAGATATATTTATTCAAGGGACAAGGTTGGAACAAgcttttcggacggagggagtatatcaaAGCAAGTTTGCTATTTCACATCTAGATGCAATATACTTGGGGTGCAGGGTAGAAATGCAAGAGTTTTTTTTACCTATTTTCCATCCTGAGCGATTTTCCTTCGTTTGTCCTTTTATCTTTTTGTTGGTTTTGTgtatttttctttgttttttttgtgTATTATTATCGGGCTTTTGTTAATACATGTGAAGTTTTTTCGATATACAATATTATTTCTGAATGCATCAGAAACATATCTATACCGGGTTTGCTATTTCACATATTGATGTGAAATAGTTACCTCACATCTAAGTCCATCACCATAGAATAAAACTTTGCTATAAGATTCGTGCAACTGTCTCTCACACTCGTACATCCCATGCAGTTGTGTTTGTTGCTCAGTTGTGTCACGTTGTCTTCGTTGGGTTTGGCCCAATGACGAAAATAACCAGTTTCTTTTATACATTTTTTGTGGGTTGGGCTGTCTGTGTGTTTGACGGCTATACTTTTTTTTGAAGCAATGTCATTGTGAGCGGGGAGAGGCATTctcaaaagaaaaggaaaagcgCGGAGATGAAGCAAGGCAAGGTATAGGTATGCTCCATGAGTTATAGGGCGCTAGGGTGACAACTTGTAATTTTCGTCCGGTCTTTTGGAACAAGGgtatttaattttttttcatgtttgttttttccatttttttcttttggtttttAAACCTTTTTTGGTTTCCTTTTTTTGGTCTTTTTAAATCCATGATTTTTGAAATTTTATAAGTCTATTTTAAATTCACTGATTGATTTAGTTTTCGTAATTTTCGTGCAAGCGCTCTATCTTCCACCTCACTTTGTTGTTGTTTGTGTATTGCATATCTTGTTGATCGCCTAGGCCCGTTTAGCTTCACTTTTGTCAGCTCTCGGGTCGTAACTAGGCTATGATTTTTTTGTCCCAGTTACAAATCCACTCTCGACTCACAACTAGGACCCGGTCTTTTTCCCCAGTTGTAAGCCCACCATCGACTCGCAGCAGGGGCCTGACCTTTTTTGTCCCAGTTGTAAGTCCGCCCTCGACTCACAACTGGGACCCGACCTTTTTTTGTCCCAATTGCAAGTCCACCATCTCCTCGCAAATTGGGCCCAACGCTATtttagttgcaagtccaccctcaaCTCGTAATTGGAGCCCGATCTttttttgtcccagttgcaaTTCCCCCTTCGACTCGTAATCGGAACCTGACTTTTTTGTCTCAGTTGCAAGTCCATCCTCAACTCGTTACTCGGGGTTCGACCTTTTTtttcctagttgcaagtccattCTCGAGTCACAACTGGGGCCCGGACTTTTTTTTCCCGATTGCAATTACACTCTCGACTCGCAACTGAGCCCCGACATTTTTTGTCCTaattgcaagtccaccctcgagCCGCAACTGGAGTTCGACCTTTTTTTTTGTCCTAGTTGGAAGTCAATCCTCGATTCCTAACTGGGGCCCAACCTTttttgtcctagttgcaagtccactcTCGACTCACATATGGGGCTAGACTCTTTCTGTCCAAGTTGCAAGTCCACTCTCGACTCGTAACTGGGGCCCAATCTTTGTTGTCCGAGTTGCGATTCCACCCTCGACTCGTAACTAGGCTCATACCTTTTTTGTTCGAGTTGCAAGTCCACCATCCACTCACAACTAGGGGCCCAACCTTTTTTTGTCcgagttgcaagtccaccctcccATAACAAATCAGATCTCCAACATAATCCTTCGGCCTTATACTCTTCGAGTATTTACTGAGACATGGCGGGACACAAAAATCAAGAATCCTTGGATACTCTTCTGGGTGATATGATCCGGGTATACGCGTAAAACAACCTCCCCTGACTAGGTATCCTTACTCATGACAATATCAACACCTAGTTCCAGGGGAGAGAAAAAATCCATCTAGATCCATGCTTTGAAACTACATACCAATCAAGGCACTCAACACAAGACATAGGTAACATCATCTTCTGTATGGTTTTGACGAAGATATTATACTCGCATTTAGTTATCCCTAGTTACAAAAACATATGATGATTATTTTACGTGGTTCACATAAAAAACATCATTGCTATTATTTGCATGTGATTCAAAATTAACCGTTCTAGTTTAGTCAAACAATGAGATGTAATAATAAATCATTATGAAAAATTATGCAAAAACCATAACCCTCTCTTCGAAACCAAACCTTCATGAGCCCTAACCTTATTGCAAGACGCCAAATTAAGTCTAGAGTATGgacactgaaccgggactaatgagctgagccggcctggaccatagccctgttttctactagtgactgCTCGTCGCCCCCACCTTTTTTCTCTCTTCCTCCTCTTGAGAGTCTCCCCAAAGCTTCCCCACCCCTGTCTCTTCATTTGGCAACAACGTCGGATGACAGGGGGTGGGGGAACTTTGTCGTTATAGATGTCAGGGCTAGGTTTAGTAGTAGTTTAAGATTGCCTTGGTGATGATTGCTGTAATGTCGTGTCGGAGATGTACTCATATGCTTATGAGTGGCATCGATTGGCGGCAGATTGTTTCTTCCTCTCCTCGTCCACGGTGGCATGCGAAGTAGCAAGGAACATTCTCCGCTCTCTCCATCAATAAACTACGTGGAGCAGTGAATCCGGTGCATCAGGCTTTCCTTGCCCTCTTTTTCCATTGTTGCCGAGACATAAGGAAGGATGCGGGTGGATGGTTGTGCTACCCATTCTGATCTAGCATTCAAGGGGACTTGCAAGCTGCACTGAATATTCATTCGTCTAGTTTCTTCCACTACATCAACCTTGGCCGTCAGAAAAGAAGATCAAATAAGCAAGCTATTTTGGCGAGCTTTATTCACCCTCCATGGTGAGCCCggccggctcctttgcccgatgATGGCAATGATTTATCCGAAGATGGTGGCGAAAGCAGGACTACATTGCATTTTCTCTCTATTATATTTAGGGTCTTGTTTGTAAAAGAAATGATGTTTTCTCTTATATTTAGGGTCTTGTTTGTAAAAAGGAAGGACATGATTATACTCTTTATTTGATTGAATGTCTTGTCTTTATCACCTTCTGATATTACAAGTTTACAACAGCTTCGGGGACCTTCTAGTCCCTTCCCGGCCGTGTTATAAAGGGAAAAAGTCCAGCACGTAGTGTAATGGATTATTTCGCGTATTGTTGTTGGTCACGTATGCATTTGCATGGCACCCATTCGACACACACGTGAGCCACACATTTTTCATTTTGCTTTTGCTTCTGCAAACTGTACTGTATTTGGAAGAAAATCTTCCTTTCCGTTTCCCTTACGTTTATTTCGGATATACTTCCCCATTCCTTATACAAGGCTACAAACTCAAATTACAGTGTCAATGTAAAATTAAATGATTGTTTTGGAAGTTAACCTTTTTTTTCGTTAAACGAATCATTAATATGCTTGTATGCATATAAGGAAGGAATGAGAAGGAAGTACTATTATGACTacatgcatgcaagtattaaaaaggatgtgtctagggcacatctagatgtgctttagttattgcacatctaaatgAGTGAATCAAGTataaagagaaaaaaagagagaaagaaaataTTCACACGAATCTCAATGTAAGATCAAAACATAGCCGGGCTAGGCTCGAGCCCCATCTCGGGCTCGGTTGATGCCTTTTCTCTAAAAAAacatatgacttagatgtgcaatacttatggcacatctagatgtgctttagcaaaactgtattAAAAAAGTTGATAATATGAGAAAACATTATTAATTTTTGCCACGATTACTGTTAGTGgtcttgtatagatgcaaaatgtatttttccTAGTGACTTTATAAGGGAATGAAGGGagtatattactccctccgtcctgaAAAACATGTCGCAAGCATAGTGTAATGTAAATTTTGCACAAAAACCCCTTGTATCTTCGAATCTTTTACAAACAAGTCCTTCCGTCTTCCTTCGCCCGATCTAGCTCCCGTGCATCGGGCCAAGGCCGTCGTCGGCCGATTCGTCGCCTGCGCCGCCCAGGGCCagctcctccgccgcccggtaCCTGCTCCTCCGCCGCCCAGTAACTGCGCCACCGCCGCCCAGGACCTAAGCTGCCGTAATCCACTCCCACCGCGATCCCCTCCGCCGCTGCCGCGCAGGACCTGCGCCACCAAGATCCGGTGGATCTCGTCCTCCTCAAGGTCCCGCCACCAAGATCCGGTGGATCTCGTCCTCCTCAAGCTCCCGAGCGCGCCTGGACCTCAAGATCATCCTCCTGCTTATCCTGTTCCGCCAGGCTCGTGCTGCTGCTCCCCTGCTCGAGCTGTCGCCGGAGCTCCCCTGCTGCTTACCTGAGCGATGGTCACTGGTAATTTCCGCCGCCCATCCCCGCCGACGCCCACCAAATCGACGATCCCTGGACTTTCCCCCGCCCACGCCTAAGCTCCGGTCGCCTGTTCTACTCCTCCATGCCCAGCACCTCCTCTCCACAACTAGGCACCGCTCCTCCTCCAAGCCCAGGCGCTTCTCCTCCTCCACGCCCAGCACCTCACTGCTCGCCCAGCAGTAGATCCTCTACTTCTCACCTGCAGATCAAGAGATCAGTTAAGCAGAGTATCAGCCGCAGATCAATTGATCAACACAGAGGACTATCATCTGTAGCAGTAGTATCTGTAGGAGCAGTATCTTCTGTAGCAGCAAATGATCGATATCAGCAGTATCAAAGATCAAACTTTTTTTTACATCAGATCAAAGATCAAACTTGCCCGGCGCCTCTGCTCTTCAGGTACAACGATTTTATGACGTTTTAAAACATGAGCAAACTGAACATCATAACATGTTTCAGTTAGGATGACCAATACTGTAAATTTCAGAAACTAAATTAGAACATGTTTTCCAAGATGTAGATATGCACAATACAGTCTGATCTGCATTTGAAATTAGAACTAGAAAACAAGATTAAAATTAGGAAACACCCATATACTGTCAAGTTATGTCGATGCTCCACTTAAGGCAGGGAACTGCACCCATTTTCACTACTACAATATGATAGCCAATGGACAAAAATGTGACTGATGGGTAACTTTTTGAAATCAAAACAAAAATGGACAGTAAACTGATAATGACAGCAAACTGTAATTTGTTACAGAGATTTTTCTATTGAAAATATAACTGAATGGACATAAAAATGGGTGAAAAGATAACTGAAGGCTAGGCTAAAATGGACAGTAAACTGATAATGACTATTGCCAACAAGAGTAGGAAAATGCAAGCTTCTGAGATTTGTTACATAAATTTTCCTACTGAAAAGATAACTGAATTTTGTGTACTGAAAGTTTATAGTGTCCAGTGTAGGAAAGTTTACTGAAATTTGTGGAGTACTCAAAGTGCTTTGAACTAAAAAAACCATCAAAGTTCAAAGCCTAGCTGATTTGAATGGCTCATTCTTTGGGATCATCAATGTGCATTCAGGCTAATTCTTTGAACTTTGATCATCAATTCAGAGAatatatttatttgattttttaatTTATTTGGAATTATTTAGATTTATTTGAATTGTTTAAATTAATCCGAATAATTTAGTCAAGGCCTTTGGATTAATTTGAATTTATTTGAATCTCACAATTTGGTCTAACTTAGATGATCTTGTCTACTTGGAGTACATAATCTACCGAGTAGTCATGTCCCAGTCATGCATCCATGCATCCAGTAGAAACATCTTGCATACATGATCATGTGTCAAACTTTTAATCAAAATCTACTGAGTAGTTATTGTGCTCATCCAGTAGCAACATCTTGCATACATGATCAGTAGTCATGTCGCAGATTTCTATTTACACTGAATTTGTATATCACCAAGAGCTCTACTAGTTTCAGACTAGATTTACACTGAATTATTTGACCAGTAGTCATGTGAACTCTCTGAATTTGTAAACACTTCCAGACTTGAGCATTCAGAGTTTGCAATTGCAAAAAAAGGTCCCTTGTTCATGAACTTGTACTGTACACCATGCATTCAAGCAGAAAGAAACAAACAAGGTCTGAAGAAGAATGAATCCCTTCTCCATTAATTTTATTCAACATGATAAGTTCAGGTCATAAAAATCCATGATGTTGCATGAACAATTAGACAGTACACAGGGACAATTAACAGGACTACTCACGGAGACAATCACACATGATCAATTAACAG
Protein-coding sequences here:
- the LOC125510641 gene encoding UDP-glycosyltransferase 83A1-like, encoding MWPTEHMAEADARPVSSFSAENDEHDAERRPYHHSLRFCRCAHCLFSPTGEPAMAGAAPHVMVLPFPAQGHVTPLMELSHRLVDHGLQVTFVCTEPIHKLLLDALPRNGGGEALDGIRLVSVPDGLADGDSRRDLGKVLAGVLGRVPGHVAELIRETEASGERKVRWLVADSTMACCFQAARNLGVRVASVCPASAACLATSLRIPQLVQDGIFDHNGLPKRHGKIEIAPGMPPLCPTQMAWNIDGAPEGRQAAFELVVGMAQVTGLAEIVMCNSFHEAETGAFELCPDIVPIGPLFADQELRKPVGQFWPEDASCLGWLDAQPEGSVVYVAFGSFTIFDPRQFRELAEGLELTGRPFLWVVRPDFTSDGVSKAWFDEFQTRVAGNGMIVSWCPQQQVLAHPAVACFVSHCGWNSTMEGARNGVPILCWPYFSDQFANRSYICDIWRTGLGVTHGEDGVVTKEEVKAKLEQLTGDKGIAERARMLRDAARKSVSEGGSSYENFKRFVDLLME